In one Coccinella septempunctata chromosome 6, icCocSept1.1, whole genome shotgun sequence genomic region, the following are encoded:
- the LOC123316156 gene encoding protein-associating with the carboxyl-terminal domain of ezrin: MGNDSSHLAGIDIEDKAVEVADFWSQHTASVPKSKQLSNLTIFIGELFVNGPLWTIHTPLEKCSKNLMIYRHPCILKYISSWSKSSKFYLAVEHVRPLSHVYSTLSTLQLCIGLHSVLKALCFLHEKGKASHNNVCLASIYITDDGKWKLGGMEFSCKYTELSKEHLNKSKANRYAAAVDIHEEEHIQKPDILKEFVDAFAFFVLVAELLKSDASEDIPELEDFKALCRSGLENLNIDERPTLSDLLKHPFFNHEFILIHSFLMELPLKSDEEKLTFFSNLISSLRNFNENLVANQLSGLLLSRMVLLNSVAQTKVLSKILSFKQDGEEDEEDGPLISEGTFKEHVVPRILEIFAVRDAQIRLILLQHFKGYINGFSQEELQSYILPELLVGIKDTNDILVSCTLEALSTLVLILGANTVIGGKRARLFTDGRPTQTTQKSRQNSRKCSKSLAVELPDIPVPKPVDPLFISNLPERQRPDGEEVEILTDEVDQTAEEEIEWEDWEENQDLQATGTNTLQLEQTEILEGELATSLSNLKIETSKLKNKDISKIKNIQDIDELDIKNQKSKEQSDDIDFFQDMEPEIKSSTKYLIGSELENQNTNENSNKLNLVVTGLEEDGWGEEEWE; the protein is encoded by the exons ATGGGAAATGATTCATCTCATTTAGCTGGCATCGATATTGAGGATAAAGCTGTggaagttgctgatttttggagTCAACATACTGCAAGCGTTCCTAAATCGAAACAACTTTCCAATTTGACAATATTCATTGGAGAATTATTTGTTAATGGTCCCTTATGGACAATACATACACCACTGGAGAAATGTAGCAag aatttaatgATATACAGACATCCATGCATTCTCAAATACATTTCATCATGGTCCAAAAGTTCCAAATTCTACTTAGCGGTTGaacatgttagacctttgtcacATGTATATTCAACTCTTAGTACATTACAGCTATGTATAGGGTTACATTCAGTATTGAAGGCTCTTTGTTTTTTACATGAGAAAGGAAAGGCTTCTCATAACAATGTATGTTTAGCCTCAATTTATATAACAGATGATGGAAAATGGAAGTTAGGTGGGATGGAATTCTCTTGTAAATATACAGAATTATCTAAGGAACATTTAAACAAATCCAAAGCTAACAGATACGCAGCTGcagttgatattcatgaagaagaACATATTCAAAAACCTGATATTTTGAAGGAATTCGTTGATGCTTTCGCATTTTTCGTTTTAGTTGCAGAGCTATTGAAATCTGATGCTTCAGAGGATATTCCAGAATTAGAAGATTTCAAAGCTCTGTGCAGAAGTGGTTTAGAGAATTTGAATATAGACGAAAGACCAACATTATCTGATTTACTTAAACATCCCTTTTTCAACCATGAATTCATTTTAATACACTCCTTTTTAATGGAGTTACCATTAAAGTCTGATGAGGAAAAGTTaacatttttctcaaatttgatATCCAGTCTCAGGAACTTTAACGAAAATTTAGTGGCAAATCAATTAAGTGGACTCCTTTTATCAAGAATGGTCCTACTGAATTCTGTTGCACAGACTAAGGTACTGTCTAAAATACTTTCTTTCAAACAAG ATGGTGAAGAAGATGAAGAGGATGGCCCTTTAATCAGCGAAGGCACATTCAAAGAGCATGTTGTACCTAGAATCTTAGAAATATTTGCTGTTAGAGATGCTCAGATCAGATTAATATTATTGCAACATTTCAAAGGCTACATTAATGGATTTAGTCAAGAAGAATTACAATCATATATTTTACCAGAG CTTCTTGTTGGAATAAAAGATACAAATGATATTTTAGTATCATGTACGCTAGAAGCTTTATCTACTTTAGTCTTGATATTAGGAGCAAATACTGTAATAGGTGGTAAAAGAGCAAGATTATTTACAGATGGAAGGCCAACACAAACAACTCAAAAATCAAGACAGAATAGTAGGAAATGCAGCAAATCACTGGCAGTTGAATTACCAGATATTCCAGTTCCAAAGCCAGTTGATCCCCTCTTCATCAGTAATTTACCAGAACGCCAAAGACCAGATGGAGAAGAAGTTGAAATACTCACAGATGAAGTAGACCAAACTGCAGAGGAGGAAATAGAATGGGAAGATTGGGAAGAAAATCAAGATCTTCAAGCTACTGGAACCAATACATTACAACTTGAACAAACAGAAATTTTGGAAGGGGAATTAGCAACAAGTCTGAGTAACTTGAAAATTGAAACAtcaaaattgaagaataaaGACATCAGTAAGATTAAAAATATTCAGGACATTGACGAATTGGAtataaaaaaccaaaaaagtAAAGAACAGAGTGATGATATTGATTTTTTCCAAGATATGGAACCTGAAATCAAAAGTTCCACAAAATATCTGATTGGTAGTGAATTAGAGAATCAAAACACTAATGAGAATTCGAACAAATTGAATCTAGTAGTTACAGGACTTGAAGAAGATGGTTGGGGTGAAGAGGAATGGGAATAG